One segment of Haliotis asinina isolate JCU_RB_2024 chromosome 12, JCU_Hal_asi_v2, whole genome shotgun sequence DNA contains the following:
- the LOC137258841 gene encoding uncharacterized protein has protein sequence MASSLTPHRKLDISTPEDTNRSDPFDVIVLNVSDITTVVVSDYNNSSVKSFFTRHDNDGYSVLKLSNFPWQLAKVSNKILAVTVPGSRTIVIFEVSPELDEQLTFHTSEMYWGLTALGSTTLIAGADYSSRVDILDLEGHVLRSILAEDIGMDLLQEPDILSSTRDGNILVVDSGSKSLICMTPDGAIMFVYSRSTVTNRDRPRGVTVTASGIIFFVDDETHTLVQLSEKGETVMETDIPSDPKDNYFGLCCSEEYFYIAIRDKHIQVYTSA, from the coding sequence ATGGCCTCCTCTCTCACACCCCACCGGAAGCTGGACATAAGTACACCAGAGGATACAAACCGATCGGACCCCTTTGATGTCATAGTGCTAAATGTCTCGGACATCACCACAGTCGTTGTCTCCGACTACAACAACTCCAGCGTCAAGTCCTTCTTTACACGACACGACAACGACGGTTATAGTGTACTCAAGCTTAGTAACTTCCCATGGCAACTGGCAAAAGTGAGTAACAAAATACTAGCTGTGACCGTCCCGGGGTCAAGGACAATTGTGATTTTTGAGGTGTCCCCTGAACTTGACGAGCAACTCACTTTCCACACGAGTGAGATGTACTGGGGGCTAACCGCTCTGGGGTCGACAACGCTGATAGCTGGAGCGGATTATTCCTCTCGTGTGGATATTCTGGACCTGGAGGGACACGTACTCAGGTCAATTCTGGCTGAAGACATTGGCATGGACCTGCTCCAGGAACCAGACATCCTGTCTTCAACCAGGGACGGCAACATCCTTGTGGTGGATTCCGGCTCCAAATCTTTAATCTGCATGACTCCCGATGGAGCCATTATGTTTGTATACTCCCGTTCTACCGTCACCAACAGGGACAGACCCAGGGGAGTGACGGTCACCGCGTCCGGGATCATCTTCTTTGTAGATGACGAAACTCATACACTGGTTCAGCTGTCAGAGAAAGGAGAGACTGTCATGGAAACAGACATACCAAGTGACCCGAAGGACAACTACTTTGGCCTGTGCTGCAGCGAGGAATATTTCTATATCGCTATTCGCGACAAACATATCCAGGTGTACACCTCTGCTTAG
- the LOC137257819 gene encoding D-aspartate oxidase-like, producing MKVAVVGAGVVGLSTAVNILENVPGADVTVMADKFEEETTSSGAGGHFRPNLNHIDGVPKATLKRWAMDSRDHFFSLAASGASSESGTGFVSGYLLQDTPEGGVLEDIVLHFRRLSQQEMERLNFKQRYCYVYTTVITEMKKYLKWLAARIVERGGRIQRRKLSSLKELCGVYEAVVNCCGLGARQLVGDTNIHAVRGQLVKVRAPWVNMFYTSETKDGVSTYVYPHSNVVNLGGTRQVGETNLEPDLNLADDIIRRTKQIVPALEGAAIVDHWVGLRPTRTPIRIEQEVLHGNGKDIMVIHNYGHGALGITLSWGTALDATEILKTWALSRSRSKL from the exons ATGAAGGTGGCAGTGGTAGGTGCTGGCGTTGTCGGTCTGTCAACCGCTGTCAACATCCTGGAGAATGTTCCCGGGGCTGACGTCACCGTCATGGCGGACAAGTTCGAAGAAGAGACAACCAGCAGCGGGGCAGGGGGTCACTTCCGGCCAAACCTTAACCACATCGATGGTGTACCGAAGGCAACACTGAA ACGCTGGGCAATGGACTCGAGAGACCATTTCTTCTCTCTTGCGGCATCAGGGGCGTCATCAGAGTCGGGTACCGGCTTTGTCTCCGGCTATCTGCTGCAGGACACGCCTGAG GGGGGTGTTCTGGAGGACATAGTGCTACACTTTAGACGACTCTCCCAACAGGAAATGGAGCGCTTAAACTTCAAGCAACG TTATTGCTATGTTTATACAACTGTCATCACAGAAATGAAGAAGTACCTCAAGTGGCTGGCGGCAAG aATTGTTGAACGAGGAGGAAGAATACAGAGAAGAAAGCTTTCTTCCCTAAAGGAA TTATGCGGGGTGTATGAAGCCGTGGTTAACTGCTGTGGTCTGGGTGCAAGACAGCTGGTTGGCGATACCAACATCCACGCCGTCAGAGGCCAGCTGGTTAAG GTCCGTGCCCCCTGGGTCAACATGTTCTACACATCAGAGACGAAGGATGGAGTGAGCACGTACGTCTATCCACA CTCTAACGTCGTCAACCTTGGTGGGACCAGACAGGTTGGGGAAACGAATCTAGAACCAGATCTCAATCTTGCTGACGACATCATCAGACGAACCAAACAAATCGTCCCTGCCCTTGAG GGCGCAGCTATCGTGGACCACTGGGTCGGTCTCCGTCCAACAAGGACGCCGATACGGATTGAACAGGAGGTCCTCCATGGGAATGGTAAAGACATAATG GTGATCCATAACTACGGCCACGGCGCCCTTGGAATCACGCTCAGCTGGGGCACCGCTCTGGACGCTACAGAGATCCTAAAAACATGGGCACTATCCCGCAGTCGGTCCAAACTCTGA
- the LOC137258567 gene encoding putative uncharacterized protein FLJ45035: MLHARLSTVSMLHARLSTVSMLHARLSTVSMLHARLSTVSMLHARLSTVSMLHARLCTVSMLHARLSTASMLHALLSTASMLHARLSTVSMLHARLSTVSMLHARLSTVSMLHARLSTVSMLHARLSTVSMLHARLSTVSMLHARLSTVSMLHARLSTVSMLHARLSTASMLHALLSTARNVASRAPVVKGR; encoded by the exons ATGTTACACGCACGTCTATCCACAGTGAGTATGTTACACGCACGTCTATCCACAGTGAGTATGTTACACGCACGTCTATCCACAGTGAGTATGTTACACGCACGTCTATCCACAGTGAGTATGTTACACGCACGTCTATCAACAGTGAGTATGTTACACGCACGTCTATGCACAGTGAGTATGTTACACGCACGTCTATCCACAGCGAGTATGTTACACGCACTTCTATCCACAGCGAGTATGTTACACGCACGTCTATCCACAGTGAGTATGTTACACGCACGTCTATCCACAGTGAGTATGTTACACGCACGTCTATCCACAGTGAGTATGTTACACGCACGTCTATCCACAGTGAGTATGTTACACGCACGTCTATCCACAGTGAGTATGTTACACGCACGTCTATCCACAGTGAGTATGTTACACGCACGTCTATCCACAGTGAGTATGTTACACGCACGTCTATCCACAGTGAGTATGTTACACGCACGTCTATCCACAGCGAGTATGTTACACGCACTTCTATCCACAGCGA GAAATGTGGCAAGCCGTGCTCCTGTGgtaaaagggagataa